A single Tamandua tetradactyla isolate mTamTet1 chromosome X, mTamTet1.pri, whole genome shotgun sequence DNA region contains:
- the CMC4 gene encoding cx9C motif-containing protein 4 isoform X1 encodes MLSFLDMPQKDPCQKQACEIQKCLQANNYMESKCQAVIQELRKCCAQYPKGRSLVCSGFEKEDEEKLTLKSASN; translated from the exons ttttctggataTGCCACAGAAGGATCCGTGCCAGAAACAAGCCTGTGAAATACAGAAATGTTTACAAG CCAACAACTACATGGAATCTAAGTGTCAGGCTGTCATCCAAGAACTGCGTAAGTGTTGTGCTCAGTATCCCAAGGGAAGATCTCTCGTCTGTTCAGGATTTGAAAAGGAAGATGAAGAAAAGCTGACACTAAAGTCTGCATCAAACTAA
- the CMC4 gene encoding cx9C motif-containing protein 4 isoform X2, producing MPQKDPCQKQACEIQKCLQANNYMESKCQAVIQELRKCCAQYPKGRSLVCSGFEKEDEEKLTLKSASN from the exons aTGCCACAGAAGGATCCGTGCCAGAAACAAGCCTGTGAAATACAGAAATGTTTACAAG CCAACAACTACATGGAATCTAAGTGTCAGGCTGTCATCCAAGAACTGCGTAAGTGTTGTGCTCAGTATCCCAAGGGAAGATCTCTCGTCTGTTCAGGATTTGAAAAGGAAGATGAAGAAAAGCTGACACTAAAGTCTGCATCAAACTAA